GATCATTCCATATGCTGAAAAAGGAAAACGATATCAAATTTAATGAAGCAAACCATCAAAGATTACAGCTTGCACTTGAAACTGCCAAACTCGAGCTATGGGAATGGGATTTTAAGGAGAACAGAGTTTTACGGGAAACCATTGGAGGAGCCAACACCATAATCCCATCTGACCTGAAAAGCGGAGGTTTTGATACATTCCACCGTTTTATTCATCCGGATGACAGAGATATGTTCCGGGAAAAAATGAAAAAATGCTGGGAAGGGAAACAAATACACATCGAATTTAGAAGTGTACCCATTGATGGAAGTGTCCATTGGTATTCTTTAAATCTCAAACCCTTGTTTGATGAAAGTGGTAAGCCTGAAAAGATGATAGGCATTTCCAGAGACATTACACAAAGAAAAGATGCTGAAATCGCCTTGAGGGAGAGTGAGGAAAGATTCCGCCTTATAGCTGAGAGTGCAAGGGATGTCATCTGGTTACTTGACAGGAACGCAAAACTTCTATACATCAGCCCATCAGTTGAAAGACTTAGAGGCTACACTCCGGAAGAGTTGGTTGATACACCGGTTGACAAAATACTCATGCCAGGCTCATACAAAGAGCTGATGAGCGTTTTTGAAACATTCTTCAAACATTTCAGGAAAGGTGTTATTCCGGACGTTCCAAGGATATTCGAAGTACAACAACCCTGCAGGAATGGCTCAACAGTCTGGACTGAAATGCATATTACCTCTGTTCTCGACGAGGAAGGAGAATTCAAGTTTTTCCTTGGAATCAGCCGTAATATCGATGAACGTAAGAGGAATCAGCAAGAGCTGGAGAAACAAAGGGAGTTACTAGACTCGATCTTTAATCTTGCGCCAATACCATTAATACTTGAGGACAGTAGCAGATACATCGAAAACGTAAACAATTCATGTATGGAAGTTACCGGGAAAAACAAAGAGCATATGATTGGTCAAAAGACTGGCAAGGTGTTCTCCTGTATCAATGTTCACAGGGGAAACGTATGTGGTACGAGTGAGGAATGTAGCAAATGTGTCTTCAAAAACGCAGCTGAAGAAACGCTTAGAAGAGGTAAGGGTATCAGTAAAAGAGAAGGAAAGATCACTATTGTTCTCCCAAATGGTTCAGAGGTCTCCCGAAATGTTTTAGTTTCAACTTCATACATTGATACAGGAGAGGAACCTAAAGTCATTTTTGGAGTTAATGATATAACAGATCTCAAAAGATTTGAACACTCGATCGTTGAATCACGAATTCAGGCCGAAGAAGCAAATCGTGCAAAGAGTGAATTCCTTGCAAATATGAGCCATGAACTCCGGACACCACTGAATGCCATTATGGGATATTCCGAAATTCTGCAGGACAGTCACTTCGGATATCTGAATGAAAAACAGAAAAAGTTTGCAGAACATATCAACACAAGCGGGAGACATCTCCTGGAGCTGATAAACAGCATACTTGATATCTCCAAAGTGGAGTCCGGAAAGATGGAACTTCACTTCCACGATTTCAAAGTAATTGATACAATAAGGAACATACAGAATGTTATTGTTCCTCTCGCAAGAAAAAAAGACATAGAACTAAAGTTTTCTGTGGAGCCTGAAAGCCTGTCTCTGCATGCGGACGAGATCAAATTCAAACAGATACTCTATAACCTTCTGAGCAACGCTGTCAAGTTCACCCCTGATAACGGACTGGTAGAGGTTAAAGTACATGAGAAAGGTG
The window above is part of the Methanolobus zinderi genome. Proteins encoded here:
- a CDS encoding PAS domain-containing sensor histidine kinase, producing the protein MTKAAILACYEQAHEKTALMLEKISFSVCKLDCSKDNCDRELSNTSADLLFCYTEKVNEEMVDRCLAYSRDNQIPVIFIISRFTGFPEKIQSFEHAWFIKEPFDEDELSFTIERSFHMLKKENDIKFNEANHQRLQLALETAKLELWEWDFKENRVLRETIGGANTIIPSDLKSGGFDTFHRFIHPDDRDMFREKMKKCWEGKQIHIEFRSVPIDGSVHWYSLNLKPLFDESGKPEKMIGISRDITQRKDAEIALRESEERFRLIAESARDVIWLLDRNAKLLYISPSVERLRGYTPEELVDTPVDKILMPGSYKELMSVFETFFKHFRKGVIPDVPRIFEVQQPCRNGSTVWTEMHITSVLDEEGEFKFFLGISRNIDERKRNQQELEKQRELLDSIFNLAPIPLILEDSSRYIENVNNSCMEVTGKNKEHMIGQKTGKVFSCINVHRGNVCGTSEECSKCVFKNAAEETLRRGKGISKREGKITIVLPNGSEVSRNVLVSTSYIDTGEEPKVIFGVNDITDLKRFEHSIVESRIQAEEANRAKSEFLANMSHELRTPLNAIMGYSEILQDSHFGYLNEKQKKFAEHINTSGRHLLELINSILDISKVESGKMELHFHDFKVIDTIRNIQNVIVPLARKKDIELKFSVEPESLSLHADEIKFKQILYNLLSNAVKFTPDNGLVEVKVHEKGAMAEVLVTDTGIGISAEDQEKLFTPFHQIDSSMSREYQGTGLGLALVKRFVELHGGNIAVESEPGIGSTFIFTIPLVSQNIHSDDIEMELSAN